One Lacticaseibacillus rhamnosus genomic window carries:
- a CDS encoding ClC family H(+)/Cl(-) exchange transporter, which translates to MARTVKEKEKFDITRLRFVLLGLLVGLMTGTVVSAFRYCIEVGLRASRQVYGYLRVTPFVWWHWALLIGFNLVLAGIVAWLLKKEPYISGSGIPQVEGQLAGELEMNWWSILWRKFVGGVLALAPGLFLGREGPSIQLGASVGQGLAGGFKLRGTDRRLLIASGSAAGLAAAFNAPIAGTLFVLEEVYHNFSPLVWLTALAGAIGSDFISLNVFGLVPVLHLSYSRSLPVTSYWHLILLGILLGLLGYLYQRMLLAMPRWYQRLTHLPRAIQGVVPFMLLMAVGYFTPNLLGGGNSLIVGFGQYVPSLLVLLGIFVIRFIFSMISYGSGLPGGIFLPILSLGAVIGAVYGVVMNQLGLLPHVYIMNLIIFSMAGYFAGIGKAPFTAILLVTEMVGNLTHLMPLAVLSLTAYLVVDLLGGAPIYEALLEQMTIPKTVAQLHRPDRLEIPVFVGSSLNGKLVRDMPWPKEALLIGIRRGEREVIPHGDTLIREGDTLVLLTDEAQRARVKRRIDAFSAALATAHKSEP; encoded by the coding sequence TTGGCACGAACGGTAAAAGAAAAAGAAAAATTTGATATCACCCGGCTGCGGTTTGTCTTGCTAGGACTGCTTGTAGGTTTAATGACCGGAACAGTTGTCAGTGCGTTTCGTTACTGTATTGAAGTTGGCTTACGCGCCAGTCGTCAGGTGTACGGTTATTTGCGCGTAACACCGTTTGTTTGGTGGCATTGGGCGTTGTTAATCGGCTTTAACCTAGTGCTTGCTGGTATTGTTGCGTGGCTGCTTAAAAAGGAACCGTATATTTCCGGCTCAGGGATTCCACAGGTAGAAGGACAACTTGCCGGTGAGTTGGAAATGAATTGGTGGTCGATTCTTTGGCGCAAGTTTGTCGGCGGGGTTTTGGCGCTTGCTCCCGGTTTGTTTCTTGGACGTGAAGGGCCTTCGATTCAGTTAGGTGCATCAGTCGGGCAAGGCTTGGCAGGCGGGTTTAAACTGCGCGGCACTGATCGACGGTTGCTGATTGCATCTGGATCGGCTGCTGGTTTGGCGGCGGCGTTTAATGCACCGATTGCCGGTACCTTGTTTGTGCTAGAAGAGGTTTATCATAACTTCTCGCCACTGGTTTGGCTGACTGCCTTGGCTGGGGCGATTGGTTCGGACTTTATTTCGTTAAATGTGTTTGGACTAGTGCCGGTCTTGCATTTGAGTTATTCGCGCAGTTTACCGGTTACGAGTTACTGGCATTTGATTTTATTAGGGATTTTGTTAGGTTTGCTGGGTTATTTGTATCAGCGAATGTTACTAGCCATGCCCCGTTGGTATCAGCGATTGACACACTTGCCGCGTGCAATCCAAGGTGTTGTCCCATTTATGCTCTTAATGGCGGTCGGTTACTTCACACCGAATCTTCTTGGTGGTGGGAATAGTTTGATTGTTGGTTTTGGCCAATATGTGCCATCACTTCTGGTGTTATTGGGTATTTTTGTGATTCGCTTTATCTTTTCCATGATTTCTTACGGTTCGGGGTTACCCGGCGGCATTTTTCTACCTATTTTGTCGCTGGGGGCAGTGATTGGTGCGGTTTATGGCGTGGTGATGAATCAGCTAGGGTTATTGCCGCATGTTTATATCATGAATTTGATTATTTTCTCGATGGCCGGGTACTTTGCCGGTATCGGGAAGGCGCCGTTTACGGCAATCTTGTTAGTAACCGAGATGGTGGGCAACTTAACGCATCTCATGCCCCTTGCTGTTTTGTCACTGACTGCGTATCTGGTGGTTGATTTGCTTGGTGGGGCACCGATTTATGAAGCCTTGCTGGAACAGATGACGATTCCTAAAACCGTCGCTCAACTGCACCGGCCTGATCGTTTGGAAATTCCGGTATTCGTTGGTAGTTCGTTAAATGGCAAACTGGTTCGTGACATGCCTTGGCCAAAAGAAGCCTTGCTCATCGGCATTCGGCGTGGCGAGCGTGAAGTTATTCCTCATGGGGACACGTTGATTCGTGAAGGCGATACATTGGTATTGTTGACGGATGAAGCACAACGAGCACGAGTGAAACGCCGAATAGATGCTTTTTCAGCAGCCTTGGCAACCGCGCATAAGTCTGAACCATAG
- the rnr gene encoding ribonuclease R — protein sequence MTTVGHIRNELLATFRKNPNIDYSVQTLSRALKLSEGGDFKVLVQALNGMENDNLIHANHEGRYALGGAPKVLTGTFRGNEKGFGFVAVEGLDNDVYVPAMNTDFALDGDTVEVRIVREARPNDSRGPEGEITKIVQRSLTTLVGEFKPFSDKDRAKSGFIGMVVSHEKKLKNFPVYVKDTGNIPQLGDMTVTEITEFPTEYHPKLMYGIVVETLGNKNDPGVDIMSLVMQNHIKTEFPDEVMDQTNAIPDHVTPEERVGRKDITDQAVVTIDGDDSKDFDDAVVVWKLPNGNFHLGVHIADVSHYVTEGSALDQEAFDRGTSTYLVDRVIPMLPFRLSNGICSLNPGVDRLAMSCDMEIDHDGHVVNHEIYQSVIKSHARMTYNNVNKIVTDHDPEVMAEYQELVPMFEDMVELHQILYKMRHARGAIDFEENEAKIIVDDMGHPTDIVLRERGVSERMIESFMLAANETVAEHYNKQHLPFLYRVHETPDADRVKEFMEFIASFGITVPMKKGKEITPKQLQDVVTDVTGTPEEAMVNVKLLRSLKQARYSPDPLGHFGLAAKYYCHFTSPIRRYPDLVVHRLIRDYALEGTTDDVKTSWNKKLPDIATQASMAERRSIDAERAVDDLKKAEYMADKVGEEFDAVVSGVTSFGMFVALPNTVEGLVHITRMSDDYYSFVESQMALVGERTKRTYRIGQSLRVKLDNVDIDQRQVDFSLIPDEKTPTSDLGKLVKKDDRRDRRSNGSRPSFGNNGRGGNRNQPNNQRPHKPAGAPHQGKHYNAKRGTK from the coding sequence ATGACCACAGTTGGCCATATTCGTAATGAACTATTAGCAACATTTCGTAAGAATCCGAACATTGATTATTCGGTTCAAACACTCAGTCGCGCACTTAAGTTAAGTGAAGGCGGCGATTTTAAAGTACTCGTCCAGGCGTTAAACGGTATGGAAAATGATAACCTGATTCACGCCAATCACGAAGGACGTTATGCATTGGGCGGCGCGCCTAAAGTCTTGACCGGCACTTTCCGCGGCAACGAAAAAGGCTTTGGCTTCGTGGCAGTTGAGGGCTTGGACAATGATGTTTATGTACCGGCGATGAACACCGATTTTGCGCTTGATGGCGATACCGTTGAAGTGCGGATCGTTCGTGAAGCCCGTCCCAATGATAGTCGCGGACCTGAAGGCGAAATCACTAAGATTGTGCAGCGCAGTTTAACCACACTGGTTGGTGAATTCAAACCATTTTCCGATAAAGATCGGGCTAAGTCTGGATTTATCGGAATGGTGGTTAGTCATGAAAAGAAACTGAAGAATTTTCCGGTTTATGTTAAAGATACCGGTAATATTCCGCAACTCGGCGATATGACCGTGACGGAGATTACTGAATTTCCAACCGAATATCATCCCAAGTTGATGTATGGGATCGTTGTCGAGACGTTAGGCAACAAGAATGATCCTGGCGTTGATATTATGTCGCTGGTCATGCAAAACCATATCAAAACGGAATTTCCGGATGAAGTGATGGATCAGACCAATGCCATTCCCGATCACGTTACGCCAGAAGAACGAGTTGGTCGCAAAGATATTACCGATCAGGCTGTTGTCACGATTGACGGGGATGACAGTAAAGACTTTGACGATGCCGTGGTGGTTTGGAAATTACCAAATGGAAACTTCCATCTTGGGGTTCACATTGCCGATGTTTCGCATTATGTGACGGAAGGCTCTGCGTTGGATCAAGAAGCATTTGATCGTGGTACCAGTACGTACTTGGTTGATCGCGTCATTCCAATGCTGCCATTTCGACTATCCAATGGCATTTGTTCGTTAAATCCAGGTGTAGATCGATTGGCAATGTCATGTGATATGGAAATCGATCATGATGGTCATGTCGTAAACCACGAGATTTATCAAAGTGTGATCAAGAGTCATGCCCGGATGACCTACAACAATGTGAATAAAATCGTGACCGATCACGACCCGGAAGTCATGGCCGAATATCAAGAACTGGTACCCATGTTTGAAGACATGGTTGAATTGCATCAGATCTTGTATAAAATGCGTCATGCTCGCGGTGCCATTGATTTTGAAGAAAACGAAGCCAAAATCATTGTGGATGATATGGGTCATCCAACTGACATTGTGCTGCGCGAACGCGGCGTCTCAGAGCGCATGATTGAATCCTTCATGCTGGCAGCAAATGAAACCGTGGCTGAGCACTACAACAAGCAGCATTTACCATTCCTCTATCGGGTACATGAAACCCCGGATGCAGATCGCGTCAAGGAATTCATGGAGTTCATTGCCAGTTTCGGGATCACGGTACCGATGAAAAAAGGCAAGGAGATCACTCCTAAACAACTGCAAGATGTTGTAACCGATGTAACTGGCACGCCAGAAGAAGCCATGGTCAATGTTAAATTATTGCGGAGCTTGAAACAGGCACGGTACTCACCAGATCCGCTGGGGCATTTTGGCTTAGCGGCAAAATACTATTGTCACTTCACAAGCCCGATCCGGCGTTATCCTGACTTGGTTGTGCACCGCTTGATTCGGGATTACGCTCTGGAAGGCACCACCGATGACGTGAAGACGTCTTGGAATAAGAAGCTGCCTGATATTGCGACCCAAGCATCGATGGCCGAACGTCGCAGCATTGATGCCGAGCGTGCCGTTGATGACCTGAAGAAAGCTGAATACATGGCTGATAAGGTTGGCGAAGAATTTGACGCCGTTGTCAGCGGTGTCACGAGCTTCGGGATGTTTGTGGCACTGCCAAACACCGTTGAAGGCTTGGTTCACATCACACGAATGAGCGATGATTACTATTCGTTTGTCGAAAGTCAAATGGCCTTAGTCGGTGAACGCACCAAGCGGACTTATCGAATCGGGCAATCGTTGCGCGTGAAGTTAGACAATGTGGACATCGATCAGCGGCAAGTTGACTTTTCATTGATTCCAGACGAAAAAACGCCAACCAGCGATTTAGGCAAGTTGGTTAAAAAAGATGATCGCCGTGATCGACGCTCAAATGGCAGTCGCCCGAGCTTCGGGAACAATGGGCGTGGTGGTAATCGTAATCAGCCCAATAATCAACGACCACATAAGCCAGCAGGTGCGCCTCATCAAGGTAAACATTATAACGCCAAGCGCGGGACTAAATAA
- the secG gene encoding preprotein translocase subunit SecG yields the protein MQSLLTTLLVIDSVLIVIATLMQPSKQQDALSALSGGATDLFGKTKSRGFEAFMEKVTVVLGVIFFGLAIALVYLEAH from the coding sequence TTGCAAAGTTTATTGACCACATTATTAGTGATCGATTCGGTTTTGATCGTGATCGCAACTTTAATGCAACCAAGCAAACAACAGGACGCGTTAAGCGCATTGTCCGGTGGAGCAACAGATCTTTTTGGGAAGACGAAATCGCGCGGTTTTGAAGCGTTTATGGAGAAAGTCACCGTCGTACTGGGTGTCATTTTCTTTGGGCTTGCCATCGCGCTGGTTTATCTGGAAGCCCACTAA
- the gap gene encoding type I glyceraldehyde-3-phosphate dehydrogenase produces the protein MTVKIGINGFGRIGRLAFRRIYELGAKSNDIQVVAINDLTSPTMLAHLLKYDSTHGTFPGEVSATDNGIVVDGKEYRVYAEPQAQNIPWVKNDGVDYVLECTGFYTSAEKSQAHLDAGAKRVLISAPAGKIKTIVYNVNDDTLNADDKIVSAGSCTTNCLAPMAYFLNQEFGIEVGTMTTVHAYTSTQMLLDGPVRGGNLRAARSAAANTIPHSTGAAKAIGLVIPELNGKLQGHAQRVSVVDGSLTELVSILKTKNVTADQVNEAIKKHTENNPSFGWNEDEIVSSDVIGTTYGSIFDPTQTEVTTAGDYQLVKTVAWYDNEYGFTCQMIRTLLKFATL, from the coding sequence ATGACTGTTAAGATTGGTATTAATGGTTTTGGCCGTATCGGTCGTTTGGCATTCCGTCGTATTTACGAATTGGGTGCAAAGAGCAATGACATCCAGGTTGTTGCGATCAACGATTTGACCAGCCCAACCATGCTGGCTCACTTGCTGAAGTATGATTCAACCCACGGTACTTTCCCTGGTGAAGTTAGTGCAACCGATAACGGTATTGTCGTTGACGGTAAAGAATACCGTGTCTACGCAGAACCGCAAGCCCAGAACATTCCTTGGGTTAAGAACGACGGCGTTGACTACGTTCTTGAATGCACAGGCTTCTATACTTCTGCTGAAAAGTCACAAGCTCACTTGGATGCAGGCGCAAAGCGTGTTCTGATTTCTGCCCCAGCTGGCAAGATTAAGACTATCGTTTATAACGTTAATGATGACACCTTGAATGCAGACGACAAGATCGTTTCTGCAGGTTCTTGCACGACCAACTGCTTGGCACCAATGGCTTACTTCCTGAACCAGGAATTCGGCATTGAAGTTGGTACCATGACCACCGTTCATGCCTACACCTCAACTCAGATGTTGCTTGACGGCCCAGTTCGTGGCGGCAACCTGCGTGCTGCACGTTCAGCTGCTGCTAACACGATTCCTCACAGCACTGGTGCTGCTAAGGCTATCGGTTTGGTTATCCCAGAATTGAACGGCAAGTTACAGGGTCATGCACAGCGTGTTTCTGTTGTTGACGGTTCCTTGACCGAATTGGTTTCCATTTTGAAGACCAAGAACGTTACGGCTGACCAAGTCAACGAAGCTATCAAGAAGCACACCGAAAACAACCCTAGCTTTGGCTGGAACGAAGACGAAATCGTATCTTCCGATGTTATCGGTACGACATACGGTTCAATCTTCGATCCTACTCAGACCGAAGTTACAACTGCCGGTGACTATCAATTAGTTAAGACGGTTGCTTGGTACGATAACGAATATGGCTTTACTTGCCAGATGATCCGTACCTTGCTGAAATTTGCTACTCTCTAA
- a CDS encoding sugar-binding transcriptional regulator — protein MHTELAWLKAIAPDLMGVVTKRYQVLQFINWMAPVGRRTLAEQMKISERALRTETDFLRGQGLLESSKSGMVLTAKGLETFHGLDHLMNQLLGIKDDEKRLATHLEIDHCLVVSGDADQSSRVLDELGKTLNSTLQLLLPPGHLTIAVMGGTTMAHLASQLTFQLSAGRELSFVPARGGLGEAVTIQANSIAAAMAEATDSKYRALYVPENLSSESYESLIKEPSVKEVLTLIDKAQVVIHSVGDALVMAKRRGMSPDTIRMLKAKHAVAEAFGVFYDAEGKVVYKIPQIGLQLADLDHIPYVFAVAAGKSKAKAIAAYMQHAPSRTWLLTDVGATNSILTGATR, from the coding sequence ATGCATACTGAACTTGCGTGGCTCAAAGCGATCGCGCCTGATCTGATGGGCGTTGTCACTAAACGCTATCAGGTCCTTCAATTTATTAACTGGATGGCACCAGTTGGTCGACGAACTTTAGCCGAACAGATGAAGATTTCGGAACGTGCTTTGCGTACGGAAACGGATTTTCTACGCGGACAGGGGCTTTTGGAAAGCTCTAAGTCCGGGATGGTGTTAACAGCTAAGGGGTTGGAAACTTTTCATGGTCTCGATCATCTGATGAACCAACTACTGGGCATCAAGGATGATGAAAAACGACTCGCAACTCATTTGGAGATTGACCATTGTCTGGTCGTTTCCGGAGATGCGGATCAAAGCAGCCGAGTTTTAGACGAACTTGGTAAAACGCTGAATTCAACCTTACAATTGCTGTTGCCGCCCGGTCACCTGACAATTGCGGTGATGGGCGGTACAACGATGGCTCATTTGGCTTCGCAGTTGACCTTTCAATTATCTGCCGGCCGTGAACTATCATTTGTTCCCGCACGTGGTGGTCTCGGTGAGGCTGTCACGATTCAAGCCAACTCGATTGCGGCTGCAATGGCAGAAGCAACCGATAGCAAATACCGAGCGTTATATGTTCCTGAAAACCTCAGCTCGGAATCCTACGAGTCATTAATTAAAGAGCCATCGGTAAAAGAAGTTTTGACACTTATCGATAAAGCTCAAGTCGTGATTCATAGCGTAGGTGATGCACTTGTTATGGCGAAACGCCGTGGCATGTCACCTGATACGATCCGCATGTTGAAAGCCAAACATGCCGTTGCCGAAGCATTTGGTGTTTTCTATGATGCAGAGGGCAAGGTCGTTTACAAGATACCGCAAATCGGATTACAACTTGCGGATCTTGATCATATTCCGTATGTCTTCGCAGTTGCGGCTGGCAAAAGTAAAGCCAAGGCAATTGCGGCGTACATGCAACATGCACCGAGTCGGACGTGGCTGTTAACAGACGTCGGTGCCACAAACTCGATTTTAACTGGGGCAACCCGTTAG
- the tpiA gene encoding triose-phosphate isomerase — translation MRTPFIAGNWKMNKNPKETQAFLDAVKGKLPDASKVETVIGAPAIDLTTLVAGAEGTPLKTAAENCYFEDEGAFTGETSPKALKEMGVDYVIIGHSERRGYFHETDEDINKKAKAIFKNNLLPIICCGESLAQREAGQTEDWVASQIEAALAGLSADQVKVSVLAYEPIWAIGTGKTATADQAQEVVAHIRATVEKLYNKDTADAVRILYGGSVKPANVKELMAKPDIDGGLVGGASMDPDSFIALANYQD, via the coding sequence ATGCGGACACCATTCATTGCTGGTAACTGGAAAATGAACAAGAACCCTAAGGAGACGCAAGCCTTCTTAGATGCTGTTAAAGGTAAGTTACCTGATGCAAGCAAAGTTGAAACAGTCATTGGCGCACCTGCCATTGATCTAACGACGCTGGTTGCCGGTGCAGAAGGCACTCCTTTGAAGACAGCGGCGGAAAACTGCTACTTTGAAGACGAAGGTGCTTTTACCGGCGAAACCAGCCCGAAAGCCTTAAAAGAAATGGGCGTTGATTACGTCATTATCGGTCACAGTGAACGTCGTGGTTATTTCCACGAAACCGACGAAGATATCAACAAGAAGGCTAAGGCCATCTTTAAGAACAATCTTTTGCCGATTATCTGCTGTGGTGAAAGTTTGGCTCAGCGTGAAGCCGGTCAAACCGAAGATTGGGTTGCTTCTCAAATCGAAGCAGCTTTGGCAGGCTTAAGTGCCGACCAAGTTAAGGTTTCGGTTTTGGCTTACGAACCAATCTGGGCTATCGGCACTGGTAAAACAGCAACTGCAGATCAAGCACAAGAAGTTGTTGCTCACATCCGTGCAACCGTTGAGAAGTTGTATAATAAAGATACGGCAGATGCTGTTCGGATTCTTTACGGCGGCTCTGTTAAACCAGCGAACGTCAAGGAATTAATGGCTAAGCCTGATATTGATGGTGGCTTAGTTGGTGGCGCTTCGATGGATCCTGACAGTTTCATCGCCTTGGCTAACTACCAAGATTAA
- the smpB gene encoding SsrA-binding protein SmpB, giving the protein MAKKHRQKPDNLLAQNKKAGHDYNILDTYEAGIALTGTEIKSVRDGKLNLRDGFARIRNNEAWLENVHISPYKEGNLFNVDPMRNRKLLLHKKEIRKLGQMTARQGVTLVPLRMYLKHGYAKVLIGVAEGKHNYDKRETLKRKDQEREVQRALKARY; this is encoded by the coding sequence ATGGCGAAGAAACATCGACAAAAACCTGACAACCTGCTCGCCCAGAATAAAAAGGCCGGTCATGATTACAACATTCTTGATACCTATGAGGCCGGGATTGCTTTGACAGGTACCGAGATTAAATCTGTGCGCGATGGCAAGCTCAATTTGCGTGATGGCTTTGCCCGTATTCGCAACAACGAGGCTTGGCTTGAAAATGTGCATATCAGTCCTTACAAAGAAGGCAATTTGTTTAACGTTGATCCGATGCGTAACCGTAAACTGTTGCTGCATAAAAAAGAAATTCGCAAGCTCGGTCAAATGACGGCGCGCCAAGGAGTTACTTTGGTTCCGTTGCGGATGTATCTTAAACATGGTTATGCCAAAGTGTTGATCGGCGTTGCGGAAGGTAAGCACAACTATGATAAGCGCGAAACCTTAAAGCGTAAGGATCAAGAGCGTGAGGTTCAGCGGGCATTAAAAGCGCGGTATTAA
- the eno gene encoding phosphopyruvate hydratase, which produces MSIITDVLAREVLDSRGNPTVEVELYTEDGGFGRALVPSGASTGEHEAVELRDGDKDRFGGKGVLKAVDHVNNEIAKAVIGLDVTEQRLIDQTMIDLDGTPNKGKLGANAILGVSLAAARAAADEVGLPLYQYLGGPNAHVLPTPMMNVLNGGAHSTNTVDFQEFMIMPVGAKSVREAVRMGSETFHALQALLKSKGDITAVGDEGGFAPNLKDNEEAFELLVEAIKKAGYKPGDDIALAFDVAASEMYDADTKTYTTKWSNPDKKYTTEEWTNMIDGYINKYPIVSVEDPIDENDWEGWQTFTEKMGDKVQIVGDDLFVTNTDYLKKGIDMGVANSILIKLNQIGTLTETFEAIEMAKEAGYTAVVSHRSGETEDTTIADLVVATNAGEIKTGSMSRTDRIAKYNQLMRIEDQLGAQSQYKGRKSFYNVKAID; this is translated from the coding sequence ATGTCTATCATTACTGATGTATTGGCACGCGAAGTTTTAGACTCACGTGGCAACCCTACTGTTGAAGTTGAATTGTATACCGAAGATGGCGGTTTCGGCCGCGCATTAGTTCCATCAGGTGCTTCAACCGGTGAACATGAAGCCGTTGAATTGCGTGATGGCGATAAGGATCGTTTTGGCGGCAAGGGTGTTTTGAAGGCCGTTGACCACGTAAACAATGAAATTGCTAAGGCTGTGATTGGCCTTGACGTCACCGAACAACGCTTGATTGACCAAACCATGATCGATCTTGATGGCACGCCTAATAAAGGCAAGCTCGGTGCCAATGCGATCTTGGGTGTTTCCTTGGCTGCTGCCCGTGCTGCGGCTGATGAAGTTGGTCTGCCATTGTATCAATATCTTGGCGGCCCGAATGCTCATGTTTTGCCAACGCCAATGATGAACGTTCTTAATGGTGGTGCACATTCAACTAACACCGTTGACTTCCAGGAATTCATGATCATGCCTGTTGGTGCCAAGAGTGTTCGCGAAGCCGTTCGGATGGGTTCAGAAACCTTCCACGCATTGCAGGCACTGCTCAAGAGCAAGGGTGACATCACTGCTGTTGGTGATGAAGGCGGCTTTGCACCTAACTTGAAGGATAACGAAGAAGCTTTCGAATTGCTTGTTGAAGCGATCAAGAAAGCTGGCTACAAGCCGGGTGATGACATTGCTTTAGCCTTCGACGTTGCTGCTTCAGAAATGTACGATGCTGATACCAAGACGTACACAACCAAGTGGTCCAACCCTGACAAGAAGTACACAACCGAAGAATGGACCAACATGATTGACGGCTACATTAACAAGTATCCGATCGTTTCTGTTGAAGATCCAATCGATGAAAACGACTGGGAAGGCTGGCAGACATTCACCGAGAAGATGGGCGACAAAGTCCAAATCGTTGGTGATGACCTGTTTGTTACCAACACCGATTACCTGAAGAAGGGTATTGACATGGGTGTTGCTAACTCCATCCTGATCAAGTTGAACCAAATCGGTACATTGACAGAAACCTTCGAAGCAATCGAAATGGCCAAAGAAGCTGGTTACACGGCTGTTGTTTCACATCGTTCAGGTGAAACCGAAGATACCACGATTGCTGACTTGGTTGTTGCAACCAACGCCGGTGAAATCAAGACTGGTTCAATGAGCCGGACTGACCGGATTGCCAAGTACAATCAGTTGATGCGCATCGAAGATCAATTAGGTGCTCAATCACAATACAAGGGTCGCAAGTCCTTCTACAACGTTAAAGCAATTGACTAA
- a CDS encoding phosphoglycerate kinase: MAKLIVSDLDVKDKKVLIRVDFNVPIKDGVIGDDNRIVAALPTIQYVIDHGGKAILLSHLGRVKTEEDKAKLTLKPVAERLSELLKKPVTFVPATRGKELEDAIAKLNDGDVLLMENTRFEDLDGKKESGNDPELGKYWASLGDLFVNDAFGTAHRKHASNVGIASNMKQTAAGFLMEKEIKFLGDAVDNPKHPFIAILGGAKVSDKIGVIENLVPKADKILIGGGMTYTFYAAKGMSIGNSLVEKDKIDLAKKIMDQAGDKLLLPVDSVVAPEFSNDAPHKVVEGDIPDGYMALDIGPKTIQEFKDALKGAKTVVWNGPMGVFEMSNYAEGTLEVGRALGDLKDATTIIGGGDSTAAAKQLGIAPKITHISTGGGASLEYLEGKTLPGIAAISDK; the protein is encoded by the coding sequence TTGGCTAAATTAATCGTTTCAGATTTAGACGTTAAAGACAAAAAAGTCTTGATTCGCGTTGACTTCAACGTGCCGATCAAAGACGGCGTTATCGGTGATGACAATCGGATCGTGGCAGCATTGCCAACCATCCAATATGTCATTGATCACGGCGGCAAGGCAATTCTGCTGTCTCACCTTGGCCGGGTTAAGACCGAAGAAGATAAGGCAAAGCTGACCTTGAAGCCTGTTGCAGAACGCCTTAGTGAATTGCTGAAGAAGCCAGTTACATTTGTACCGGCTACCCGTGGTAAAGAATTGGAAGACGCGATCGCGAAGTTAAATGACGGCGACGTACTTTTGATGGAAAATACGCGGTTTGAAGATCTTGACGGTAAAAAAGAATCCGGCAACGATCCTGAACTCGGCAAGTACTGGGCAAGCTTAGGCGACTTGTTTGTCAATGATGCCTTTGGTACCGCTCACCGTAAGCATGCTTCTAACGTTGGTATTGCCTCCAACATGAAACAAACTGCTGCCGGCTTCTTGATGGAAAAAGAAATCAAGTTCTTGGGTGACGCTGTGGACAATCCAAAGCATCCATTCATCGCAATTTTGGGTGGTGCTAAGGTTTCCGATAAGATCGGTGTGATTGAAAACCTGGTTCCTAAAGCTGACAAGATTCTCATCGGCGGCGGCATGACTTATACCTTCTATGCTGCCAAGGGTATGAGCATCGGTAACTCACTGGTTGAAAAGGACAAGATCGACTTAGCTAAGAAGATCATGGACCAAGCTGGTGACAAGCTGCTTTTGCCTGTTGATTCTGTGGTTGCCCCAGAATTTTCTAACGATGCACCGCATAAGGTTGTTGAAGGCGACATTCCGGATGGCTACATGGCGTTGGATATCGGCCCTAAGACGATTCAGGAATTCAAGGATGCACTTAAGGGTGCCAAGACAGTTGTCTGGAACGGCCCAATGGGTGTCTTTGAAATGAGTAACTATGCTGAAGGCACACTTGAAGTTGGTCGTGCTCTTGGTGATTTGAAGGATGCAACTACGATCATCGGTGGCGGCGACTCAACAGCTGCAGCTAAGCAACTTGGCATTGCACCTAAGATTACCCACATCTCCACTGGTGGCGGTGCTAGCCTTGAATACCTTGAAGGCAAGACCTTACCAGGTATTGCAGCCATTTCTGACAAGTAA
- a CDS encoding alpha/beta hydrolase, giving the protein MIFRKPQPFEYEGTDTGVVLLHAYTGSPNDMNFMARALQRAGYGVYVPLFSGHGTVEPLDILTKGNPDIWWAESSAAVAHMTAKYAKVFVFGLSLGGIFAMKALETLPGITAGGVFSSPILPGKHHLVPGFLKYAEYMNRLAGKSDESTQILAYLPGQLAAIDQFATTVAADLNLVKQPTFIGQAGQDELVDGRLAYQLRDALINAARVDFHWYDDAKHVITVNSAHHALEEDVIAFMQQENEG; this is encoded by the coding sequence ATGATTTTCCGCAAACCACAACCATTCGAATATGAAGGTACCGATACTGGCGTGGTATTGTTACATGCATACACGGGTAGCCCCAATGATATGAATTTTATGGCGCGGGCCTTGCAGCGAGCCGGTTATGGGGTTTATGTTCCGCTTTTTTCCGGGCATGGGACAGTGGAGCCGTTAGACATTTTGACAAAAGGCAACCCGGATATTTGGTGGGCAGAAAGTAGTGCCGCGGTTGCGCATATGACGGCAAAATACGCCAAGGTGTTTGTTTTTGGCTTATCACTGGGAGGTATTTTCGCGATGAAGGCGCTAGAAACCTTGCCAGGGATTACAGCAGGCGGTGTTTTTTCATCCCCGATTTTGCCGGGCAAACATCACTTAGTACCGGGTTTTTTAAAGTATGCCGAGTATATGAATCGGTTAGCAGGCAAATCAGATGAAAGCACACAGATTCTGGCATATTTGCCGGGACAGTTGGCCGCAATCGATCAGTTTGCCACGACGGTTGCTGCTGATTTAAATTTAGTCAAACAGCCGACTTTTATTGGACAAGCCGGTCAGGATGAATTAGTTGATGGTCGATTAGCGTATCAATTACGCGATGCCTTAATCAATGCTGCACGCGTTGATTTTCATTGGTATGATGATGCCAAGCATGTCATTACCGTTAACTCGGCCCATCACGCATTAGAAGAAGACGTAATCGCATTTATGCAACAAGAAAACGAGGGATAG